From a single Pigmentibacter ruber genomic region:
- a CDS encoding 4-hydroxyphenylpyruvate dioxygenase family protein produces the protein MKHENRSLGLVNYHSIQYFSRDLKSCVEWHKKTFGFEEIAQSSENWEKRHGMRSVVLRGSGGIGWIITEPIEKNSTAGRYLSSHPDGVAYLNFKVKNLKKTVEFLADKKAAFLYEIENHKSLNDGYWYETAIATALDDVGFRFIEESHYDQFAPGFKWMNQEKIKPNSFGLDLGIDHVTCNGRSMHAITEFYRHCLGFEQYWGIEFHTTHHKPDLGTGSGLESIVMWDKESGIKFATNQPLAPYFNNSQIQIYVEDNRGSGIQHIAFGTKNIIDTVSKIKNKGAVFLEASDKYYEQLPARMSAMKLDKIKEPFNIIKENNILLDGSNGKYLLQIFMKEQSIQLQKKEAGPFFYEIIQREGDESFGEGNFKALFDSIEKQQVSENRQEMRERVDSLC, from the coding sequence ATGAAACATGAAAATCGTTCCTTAGGTTTAGTTAATTACCATTCTATCCAATACTTCAGCCGTGACCTAAAAAGCTGTGTAGAATGGCATAAAAAAACATTTGGTTTTGAAGAAATTGCGCAATCAAGTGAGAATTGGGAAAAACGACATGGAATGCGTTCGGTTGTGCTTAGAGGTTCGGGGGGTATAGGCTGGATTATAACAGAACCTATTGAAAAAAATTCTACCGCGGGAAGATATCTTTCTTCACATCCTGATGGTGTTGCCTATCTAAATTTTAAAGTTAAAAATTTAAAAAAAACAGTTGAGTTTTTGGCCGACAAAAAAGCAGCCTTTTTATATGAAATTGAAAATCATAAATCACTAAATGATGGCTATTGGTATGAAACAGCTATAGCTACAGCGTTAGATGATGTGGGATTTAGATTCATTGAAGAATCACATTATGATCAATTTGCTCCAGGATTTAAATGGATGAATCAAGAAAAAATTAAACCTAACTCTTTTGGATTAGATTTGGGAATTGATCATGTTACTTGCAATGGACGCTCAATGCATGCAATTACTGAATTTTATCGCCATTGTTTAGGTTTTGAACAGTATTGGGGTATAGAATTTCATACTACCCATCACAAGCCAGATTTAGGTACAGGTTCTGGGTTAGAAAGTATTGTTATGTGGGATAAAGAGAGTGGTATTAAATTTGCGACAAACCAACCATTAGCCCCATATTTTAATAATTCTCAAATCCAAATATATGTTGAAGATAATAGAGGCTCCGGAATCCAACATATCGCGTTTGGCACAAAAAACATCATTGATACTGTGAGTAAAATAAAAAATAAAGGGGCCGTTTTTTTAGAAGCTTCTGATAAATATTACGAGCAACTTCCAGCAAGAATGTCTGCCATGAAACTCGATAAAATAAAGGAACCATTTAATATTATTAAAGAAAATAACATTTTACTTGATGGATCTAACGGTAAGTATTTATTACAAATTTTTATGAAAGAACAATCGATTCAATTGCAGAAAAAAGAAGCTGGACCTTTCTTCTATGAAATAATTCAAAGAGAAGGGGATGAAAGCTTTGGAGAAGGAAACTTTAAAGCTCTGTTTGATAGTATTGAAAAACAACAAGTATCTGAAAATAGACAGGAAATGAGGGAAAGAGTGGATTCTCTCTGCTAA
- the gluQRS gene encoding tRNA glutamyl-Q(34) synthetase GluQRS, which produces MTINTPYIGRFAPSPTGDLHFGSLVTALASYIRAKSFSGKWLLRIEDVDIYRNQKGSDLSIINSLLQHGFQWDDEIVYQSNRSHIYKEYLNKLSLENKVYICNCSRKDLQKSVKNIETGEYLYQRTCFRKNIQFSSNQSYRVKTEPSNISFYDHLQGFFTQNIERDVGDFIIWRKENFASYQLAVVIDDELQNITEVVRGYDLFVQTPRQIYLQNLLNFRRTEYFHIPLVIDMFGNKLSKQNKAKPLNLQTPEKNLIQALDFLGLEENALRHLRKNSYNCKEIINYAIKNLNLNLMFQTKSKELNSTL; this is translated from the coding sequence ATGACTATAAATACTCCCTACATTGGCAGATTTGCACCCTCTCCTACTGGAGATCTTCATTTTGGATCTTTAGTCACTGCATTAGCAAGCTATATACGAGCAAAATCTTTTTCAGGTAAATGGTTACTTAGGATAGAAGATGTTGATATTTATAGAAATCAAAAAGGGTCTGATCTTTCTATTATAAATTCTTTGTTACAGCATGGTTTTCAATGGGATGATGAGATTGTATATCAATCTAATAGATCTCATATTTATAAAGAATATTTAAATAAACTATCTTTAGAAAATAAAGTGTATATCTGTAATTGCTCAAGAAAAGATCTCCAAAAAAGTGTAAAAAACATTGAAACTGGTGAGTATTTGTATCAACGAACTTGCTTCAGAAAAAATATTCAATTTTCGAGTAATCAATCATATAGAGTAAAAACAGAGCCATCAAATATTTCATTTTATGATCACTTACAGGGCTTTTTTACACAGAATATTGAAAGAGATGTAGGTGATTTTATAATCTGGCGCAAAGAAAACTTTGCTTCATATCAATTAGCAGTAGTAATAGATGATGAACTTCAAAATATTACTGAAGTTGTCAGGGGTTATGATTTATTTGTGCAGACACCAAGACAAATATATCTCCAAAATTTATTAAACTTTAGAAGAACAGAATATTTTCATATACCTTTAGTTATTGATATGTTTGGGAATAAGTTATCTAAACAAAACAAAGCGAAACCATTAAATCTTCAAACTCCCGAAAAAAATTTAATTCAAGCTTTAGATTTTCTAGGTTTAGAAGAGAATGCTTTGAGGCATTTAAGAAAAAACTCCTATAATTGTAAAGAGATAATTAATTATGCCATTAAAAACCTCAACTTAAATCTGATGTTTCAAACTAAATCAAAAGAATTGAACTCTACATTATAA
- a CDS encoding ATP synthase F0 subunit C produces MKRKLALISTSAATALLISMPALANEAATAAADGMSIGTGLKLIGAGLAIGLAVVGAGQGQGHAAKGALESIGRNPQAYNKIFTPFLLAMALIEFQAILGLIIAFLILGK; encoded by the coding sequence ATGAAAAGAAAATTAGCATTAATTTCAACTTCAGCAGCAACTGCCCTTTTGATAAGCATGCCTGCATTAGCAAATGAAGCTGCTACAGCTGCTGCTGATGGAATGTCTATAGGAACAGGTCTAAAATTAATTGGTGCTGGTTTAGCTATTGGACTAGCAGTTGTTGGTGCTGGTCAAGGACAAGGTCATGCTGCTAAAGGAGCTTTAGAAAGTATTGGTCGTAATCCACAAGCTTACAACAAAATTTTTACTCCATTCTTGTTAGCAATGGCATTGATTGAATTCCAAGCAATTTTGGGGTTAATTATTGCTTTCTTAATTTTAGGTAAATAA
- the atpB gene encoding F0F1 ATP synthase subunit A, whose protein sequence is MKRKIISILALFPIVVAQAAYAESSGVHVVNWYHEILEKFFVFFNPDMPATLASLKAEQWSPVFASAFAVFLVAAIAVFSGFSSMKPEEMSDEELLPPKKFGLKAFLELCWSVVSSTLESTIGEKNWIRFVGVLGGTFFVLIISNLSGVMPGFSPATASMSFTFAAAIAIFVYFNYYGLKEAGFSYIKHLAGPVLWMAPLMFLIEFISLLSRPVSLSLRIFGNISGDHFVFAIFSGLMKDLYIPFMPIPAIFLGFGTFVACLQAFIFMTLSAVYIKLALESKEHH, encoded by the coding sequence ATGAAACGTAAAATTATTAGTATATTAGCGTTGTTTCCAATAGTTGTTGCACAAGCAGCCTATGCAGAGTCTTCAGGAGTGCATGTTGTGAATTGGTATCATGAAATTTTAGAAAAGTTTTTTGTGTTTTTTAATCCAGATATGCCAGCTACACTAGCAAGCTTAAAAGCTGAACAATGGTCCCCAGTTTTTGCTTCCGCTTTTGCTGTTTTTTTAGTCGCAGCGATTGCAGTATTCTCAGGTTTTTCAAGCATGAAACCTGAAGAAATGTCCGATGAGGAGCTATTACCTCCTAAAAAATTTGGTTTGAAAGCATTTCTTGAATTGTGTTGGTCTGTAGTATCTTCAACTTTAGAATCTACTATTGGTGAAAAAAATTGGATTCGTTTTGTTGGAGTTTTAGGTGGTACTTTTTTTGTACTAATAATATCAAACTTATCTGGTGTAATGCCTGGATTTTCTCCTGCTACAGCAAGTATGTCTTTTACTTTTGCTGCTGCAATAGCTATTTTTGTTTACTTTAACTACTATGGGTTAAAAGAAGCTGGATTTTCATATATAAAACACTTGGCTGGTCCAGTTTTATGGATGGCTCCATTAATGTTTTTGATTGAATTTATAAGTTTACTTTCTAGACCAGTATCATTATCTTTGCGTATTTTTGGAAATATATCCGGAGATCACTTTGTCTTTGCAATATTCTCTGGACTAATGAAAGATCTTTATATTCCGTTTATGCCAATACCTGCAATTTTTCTTGGTTTTGGAACATTTGTTGCTTGTCTACAAGCATTTATTTTCATGACCCTTAGCGCGGTCTATATTAAGTTAGCTCTTGAATCCAAAGAACATCACTAA
- a CDS encoding RHS repeat-associated core domain-containing protein — MKSNRFKRFLAIFCIILTSFLQFQSYIYALSISKATEIIYGNDSLGSRTKFKAMAQNQGSVQTSASSSENFSNINNLSDANNFKDLTKNVDPRTGALNISYNIGNISGSGYESPSIDLKLVYSSLANNSDRFGLGKGWFWNLTYFDSKTSMLYLSNGSSYKLDLGKSVLKYYKLKDLIVSVNQNNIILKYKDGKTEVIDRLYGNLQSITNLEGFIANFSYTNLNNLERIYYKNNGSNIELNSLEVSYVGNAYVEIKVNNGNTSAITKLAKSSSKNLLTSITNPIKQSMSFLYNADKEDDFPTDYLITRISYPTGTSVLINYLKGGLNSSKKGISFPAVSKIHTTFLSIAKNIDGISTLNDTISYEYNQNISNYLGKGFNGYKEGEDSLFQTPNTYTYSTIEIKNAPNHEKLRTIRNYNHYHQILSETIKQNEDIVKIKEYKYQDWENKNFDNLNSNYNFPIEIRTTFKNNSGNRIESYKYQYDDYGNILQVVEPTGLIKSYQYLSKEKFNNDFVFLLEREVISSNSDKRSIITEYSYENYLNNIGLNKQRLKAKVTRSSDIICKINEAECGKVIKTELMSYTKNIGNISSLVKPFSLPLYVKTFAGSNGKCKVSIKNTNYNVQSYYTITDNSYYNNAGQLLAKESSKVNTFSKKEFEKTDLNGINVKYQYDDLGRMIKEEIKPNSNENSLITYFSYFLNDSNYGLGYGSSVVMFKNPNGYSGYTVYDSLGKEIQLFNLSNTSGNFLLVKANTYSEEGFKDSETIYENDLSGNISSLKKQFYYDFFGREKNIILPSGETQVSAIDDVLNTRETYVIAKNGENSPIKVEYLDDNYKPIKTEILDGNRRLFSTSSNKYDDFGNLVQSIDVNGNSVQYIYNSFNQKIKEIYKDRRALIYNYDPLFTDKVLAISVQSSDGKVFNLGSREFDSIGMLISEKDAFDKEIKYSYDIYGNLVTKTNKSGNIIKYSYNGFNKVVKTEVIGSESKYNSTFTYDIYTQKLIKMQDYNGETNYSYYLDGKLKQVNYSNNKNISYKYSQTGLLLSIKDINGLVSNYYYDSLSNKLNKAEFISSNGYSENEEFYYDNFGRLKTKIMANNIQIDYTYNSMSLLSNMKYSNSNELILSYDYQYTINLNISSRVRKSNNIEKFDANEQYSYDFMNNLSNYNCDGALCPKDQSGNQISSEEYTFDSLNNIKAVEIKYQNKEKNLISYEYNKKDGVRLESLKISGSRSYTGNFEYDVDGNMIKDADGNVMKYSPYQRLITFIDKIGNSTSYNYNGLGEIYSQVDPSGNKSFYYFNGNRLINENKNGIITSYLHINGHIVGKNIDSKFQFYLLDQARSVIKIFENGKLLNDNYVYTPYGERSNLSTSNQKQLETIGFNGETTDQNSGYQFLGKGYRAYNPSLGRFMQYDINSPYGKGGFNGYIFAENNPIMKFDPTGESSSNIVFGLGIGFSILGIIFSIVTLGTTLAPAIAGTAALTATDIAVSAASVAGLASSAIGMTGQIYGRKSANAAEAGNKADADHYDNIAHILGWTGFALGMAASITGVGIDIAALRAGSTAATDGVVSLTAKAKLPSNYLPEMYNVFKPIVNSSVLTGVKKISGYVSDLAWAGGKSFGEVSRNYSRDGNKEKADYYGKISSEIFWLSMGAGGVSTAVTILRKPGDTMDYLNKMRNNESAK; from the coding sequence ATGAAGAGTAATAGATTTAAAAGATTTTTAGCTATCTTTTGTATTATTTTAACCTCTTTTCTTCAATTTCAATCTTACATATATGCATTAAGTATATCAAAAGCCACTGAAATAATTTATGGAAATGATTCACTGGGAAGTAGAACTAAATTTAAAGCTATGGCTCAGAATCAAGGCTCAGTACAAACTTCTGCTTCTTCTTCAGAAAACTTTTCAAATATAAACAATCTAAGCGATGCAAATAATTTTAAAGATTTAACAAAAAATGTAGATCCTAGAACTGGAGCTTTAAATATTAGTTATAATATAGGCAATATTTCTGGGTCAGGGTATGAATCCCCTTCAATTGATTTAAAATTAGTATATTCTTCTCTAGCGAATAATAGTGATAGGTTTGGTTTAGGAAAAGGTTGGTTTTGGAACTTAACTTATTTTGATTCAAAGACAAGTATGCTATATTTATCGAATGGAAGTTCGTATAAATTAGATTTAGGAAAATCTGTTTTAAAATATTATAAATTAAAAGATTTAATAGTATCAGTGAATCAAAATAATATTATTTTAAAATATAAAGATGGAAAAACGGAAGTTATAGATAGATTGTATGGTAATCTTCAATCTATTACCAATTTAGAAGGGTTTATTGCTAATTTTTCTTATACTAACTTAAATAATTTAGAAAGAATTTATTATAAAAATAATGGATCAAACATTGAATTGAATTCATTGGAAGTTTCATACGTTGGTAATGCTTATGTTGAAATAAAAGTAAATAATGGTAATACCTCTGCAATAACAAAATTAGCAAAATCTTCTAGTAAAAATTTACTTACTTCTATAACTAATCCTATAAAACAATCAATGTCTTTTTTATATAATGCTGACAAAGAAGATGACTTTCCAACTGACTATTTAATTACAAGGATAAGTTACCCAACAGGTACATCAGTATTAATAAATTACTTAAAAGGCGGATTGAATTCGTCTAAAAAAGGAATTTCATTTCCTGCTGTTTCAAAAATTCATACTACATTTTTATCAATTGCCAAAAATATAGATGGAATTTCAACTTTAAATGATACTATTTCTTATGAGTATAACCAAAATATATCTAATTATTTAGGAAAAGGTTTTAATGGTTATAAAGAAGGAGAAGATTCTTTATTTCAAACACCAAACACATATACTTATTCAACAATTGAAATTAAAAATGCTCCAAATCATGAAAAATTAAGGACAATTAGAAATTATAATCATTATCATCAAATTTTATCAGAAACTATAAAACAAAATGAAGATATTGTAAAAATTAAGGAATACAAGTATCAAGATTGGGAAAACAAAAATTTTGATAATTTAAATTCAAATTATAATTTCCCAATAGAAATAAGAACTACTTTTAAAAATAATTCGGGTAATCGGATAGAAAGTTATAAATATCAATATGATGATTATGGAAATATTTTACAAGTAGTCGAACCGACGGGATTAATTAAAAGTTATCAATATTTATCCAAAGAAAAGTTTAATAATGATTTTGTTTTTTTACTTGAAAGAGAAGTTATTTCTTCAAATAGTGATAAAAGATCTATTATAACTGAATATTCATATGAAAATTATTTAAATAATATTGGATTAAATAAACAAAGATTAAAGGCAAAAGTTACAAGATCTAGTGATATTATTTGTAAAATTAATGAAGCTGAATGTGGAAAAGTTATAAAGACTGAATTAATGAGTTATACTAAAAATATAGGTAATATAAGTAGTCTAGTAAAACCATTTTCTCTTCCATTATATGTTAAAACATTTGCTGGAAGTAATGGGAAATGTAAAGTAAGTATAAAAAATACTAATTATAACGTGCAAAGTTATTATACTATTACTGATAACTCATACTATAATAATGCAGGACAATTACTTGCTAAAGAATCATCTAAAGTTAACACATTTAGCAAAAAAGAATTTGAAAAAACTGATTTAAATGGTATTAATGTTAAATATCAATATGACGATTTAGGAAGAATGATAAAAGAAGAAATTAAGCCTAATTCGAACGAAAATTCATTAATTACTTATTTTTCGTATTTTCTAAATGATAGTAATTATGGGTTAGGTTATGGTTCTTCTGTAGTAATGTTCAAAAATCCTAATGGATATAGCGGCTATACAGTATATGACTCTTTAGGAAAAGAAATTCAACTATTCAATTTATCAAATACCTCAGGAAATTTTTTGTTGGTTAAAGCAAATACATATTCTGAAGAAGGATTTAAGGATAGTGAAACAATCTATGAAAATGATCTAAGTGGAAATATTTCTAGCCTAAAAAAACAATTTTATTATGATTTTTTTGGTAGAGAAAAAAATATTATTCTTCCATCAGGTGAAACTCAAGTTTCTGCAATTGATGATGTATTAAATACAAGAGAAACTTATGTTATTGCTAAAAATGGTGAAAATTCACCTATAAAAGTTGAATATTTAGATGATAACTACAAACCTATTAAGACCGAAATATTAGATGGAAATAGAAGATTATTTAGTACAAGCTCAAATAAATACGATGACTTTGGGAATTTAGTTCAAAGTATTGATGTAAATGGAAATTCAGTTCAATATATTTACAATTCTTTTAATCAAAAAATTAAAGAAATATATAAAGATCGCCGCGCTTTAATTTACAATTATGATCCTCTATTTACTGATAAAGTATTAGCTATATCGGTTCAATCAAGTGATGGAAAAGTATTTAATTTAGGAAGTAGAGAATTTGACTCTATTGGCATGTTAATATCTGAGAAAGATGCATTTGATAAAGAAATAAAGTATTCATATGATATTTACGGTAATTTAGTTACAAAAACAAATAAATCAGGAAATATTATTAAGTATTCTTATAATGGCTTTAATAAAGTAGTTAAAACCGAAGTAATTGGAAGTGAAAGTAAATATAATTCAACTTTTACATACGATATTTATACACAAAAATTAATTAAAATGCAGGACTATAATGGGGAAACAAACTATTCTTATTATTTGGACGGAAAATTAAAACAAGTTAATTATAGCAATAATAAAAATATTTCTTATAAATATAGTCAAACAGGTCTATTATTAAGCATAAAAGATATAAATGGCTTAGTTTCAAATTATTACTATGATTCATTATCTAATAAGTTAAATAAAGCAGAATTTATTAGCTCTAATGGATATTCAGAAAACGAAGAATTTTACTATGATAATTTTGGAAGACTAAAAACAAAAATAATGGCTAATAATATTCAAATTGATTATACATATAATTCTATGTCTTTATTAAGTAATATGAAGTATTCTAATTCAAATGAGTTAATTTTAAGTTATGACTATCAGTATACAATAAATCTAAATATTTCCTCAAGAGTGAGGAAAAGTAATAATATAGAAAAATTTGATGCTAATGAGCAATATTCATATGATTTTATGAATAATTTATCAAATTACAATTGCGATGGGGCATTATGTCCAAAAGATCAAAGTGGAAATCAGATAAGTTCAGAAGAATATACTTTTGATTCTTTAAATAATATTAAGGCTGTAGAAATTAAATATCAAAATAAAGAAAAGAATTTAATTTCTTATGAATATAATAAAAAAGATGGTGTGAGATTAGAATCTTTAAAAATTTCTGGAAGTAGAAGTTATACTGGAAATTTTGAGTATGATGTAGATGGAAATATGATAAAAGATGCTGATGGAAATGTCATGAAATATTCACCTTATCAGCGTTTAATTACTTTTATAGATAAAATCGGAAATTCAACTTCCTATAATTATAATGGATTAGGTGAAATTTATTCACAAGTAGATCCATCTGGTAATAAAAGTTTTTATTATTTTAATGGGAATAGATTAATAAATGAAAATAAAAATGGTATTATTACAAGTTACCTTCATATAAATGGCCATATAGTTGGAAAAAATATAGATTCTAAATTTCAATTTTATCTTTTAGATCAAGCAAGAAGTGTAATTAAAATATTTGAAAATGGAAAACTCTTAAATGACAATTATGTATATACGCCATACGGGGAAAGATCAAACCTTTCAACATCAAATCAAAAACAACTTGAAACAATTGGCTTTAATGGTGAAACCACGGATCAAAATTCTGGATATCAATTTTTAGGAAAAGGTTACAGAGCTTACAATCCTTCTTTAGGAAGATTTATGCAATACGATATAAATTCTCCTTATGGCAAAGGCGGATTTAACGGGTATATTTTCGCTGAAAATAACCCAATAATGAAATTTGACCCAACTGGTGAAAGCTCTTCAAATATAGTTTTTGGTTTAGGAATAGGATTTTCAATATTAGGTATCATTTTTTCGATAGTGACTCTTGGAACTACTTTAGCTCCCGCTATAGCTGGTACAGCCGCCTTAACTGCAACTGATATAGCTGTTTCAGCCGCTTCTGTTGCAGGTTTGGCTTCAAGTGCGATTGGAATGACTGGGCAAATTTATGGACGTAAATCGGCAAATGCCGCAGAAGCTGGAAATAAAGCTGATGCAGATCATTACGATAACATTGCTCATATATTGGGATGGACTGGATTTGCACTAGGGATGGCTGCTTCCATTACGGGAGTTGGTATAGATATTGCTGCACTAAGGGCAGGATCTACAGCAGCAACAGATGGTGTAGTAAGTCTAACTGCAAAAGCAAAATTGCCGAGCAATTATCTTCCTGAAATGTACAATGTCTTTAAACCAATTGTTAATAGTTCAGTTTTAACAGGGGTTAAAAAAATTTCAGGTTACGTTAGTGATTTAGCATGGGCTGGTGGAAAAAGTTTTGGAGAGGTATCTAGAAATTATTCTCGGGATGGTAATAAAGAAAAAGCTGATTACTATGGAAAAATATCTTCAGAAATATTTTGGCTTTCTATGGGGGCTGGTGGTGTTTCAACCGCAGTTACAATATTAAGGAAACCAGGAGATACTATGGATTACTTAAATAAAATGAGAAATAATGAAAGTGCAAAATAA
- a CDS encoding YgiW/YdeI family stress tolerance OB fold protein yields MKKLVYSSLLGLALLNIQAASALDEFDVPVSKRTVEAVKKKAWDDEHVTLVGNIERHLYDDKYLFKDNTGRICLEIDYDDHITINGNIRVFNPEVLNTIKNRKVRVSGKFDKEFTFQKGCEKEKIDVYSIEIIGANSAPAADVNAKAAQDINY; encoded by the coding sequence ATGAAAAAATTAGTTTATTCCTCCCTTTTAGGCTTAGCTTTATTGAACATTCAAGCAGCAAGCGCATTAGATGAATTCGATGTTCCTGTATCTAAAAGAACTGTTGAAGCTGTAAAGAAAAAAGCATGGGATGATGAACATGTAACTTTAGTTGGTAATATTGAAAGACATTTATATGATGATAAGTATTTATTTAAAGATAATACTGGAAGAATCTGTCTTGAAATAGATTACGATGATCATATTACAATTAATGGTAATATTAGAGTTTTTAACCCTGAAGTTCTTAACACAATTAAAAATAGAAAAGTTAGAGTAAGCGGTAAATTTGATAAAGAATTCACTTTCCAAAAAGGCTGTGAAAAAGAAAAAATAGATGTTTACTCTATTGAAATAATTGGAGCCAATTCTGCTCCTGCAGCTGATGTAAATGCTAAAGCAGCGCAAGACATAAATTACTAA
- the dnaA gene encoding chromosomal replication initiator protein DnaA, with protein sequence MIDKDSNQVFIDKLRSRFVELGLSKQTAAKITKLVTPVKVDGKTIISYCSEPFYKDHIISPKLDEIEKIARECWGAEFSFKIEDFPLNDAKIIKTNFKKDQNENTITLFPDDNNYITEKRKKLKNKTINLDKNVNNSLNIEVNSENKVTDEKVLSIVSSEKPRTLDATQNFGTFIRCESNLVAYSACEAVAKNPGNLSNPLFIYGATGLGKTHLLHSVGNEILQKIPDAKILYITSEDFVNDVIHRGIRVGKMDEVRSKYSACDVLLVDDIQFLEKKDACQIEFFHTFNELYQKRKQIVITSDKFPKDIPNIEERLKSRFLQGLLVDIEPPGFEDRVAIIETKANLLGLKINQEISFLIATHAKTNVREIQGLLKDLLMNQHMTGRSPTIESVTIILKRRFPTGSMESTIDTTAIQKVVANHFQIKMSDLMGQSRQQKFVVARHIAMFLAKELLGLQIVAIANAFSKKDHTTVLHAMSKVKELLDKDDEFRSNFLQIKRKIEALMQSN encoded by the coding sequence ATGATAGATAAAGATTCAAATCAAGTTTTTATAGATAAATTACGCTCAAGATTTGTTGAGCTTGGATTATCTAAACAAACTGCTGCAAAAATAACCAAATTAGTTACCCCTGTAAAGGTTGATGGAAAGACTATTATTTCATACTGTTCTGAACCTTTTTATAAAGACCATATCATTTCTCCTAAACTTGATGAAATTGAAAAAATTGCAAGAGAATGTTGGGGAGCTGAATTTTCATTTAAAATAGAAGACTTTCCTTTAAATGATGCAAAAATTATAAAAACTAATTTTAAAAAAGATCAAAATGAAAACACAATAACACTATTTCCTGATGATAACAATTACATTACAGAAAAAAGAAAAAAACTTAAAAATAAAACAATTAATCTTGATAAAAATGTAAATAACTCATTAAATATTGAAGTAAATAGTGAGAATAAAGTTACAGATGAAAAAGTTTTATCAATAGTTTCATCAGAAAAACCAAGAACTTTAGATGCTACTCAAAACTTTGGTACTTTTATTCGTTGTGAAAGCAACTTAGTTGCATATTCTGCCTGTGAAGCTGTTGCAAAAAATCCAGGAAATCTTTCAAATCCTTTGTTTATTTATGGAGCGACAGGTCTTGGTAAAACGCATCTTTTACACTCAGTAGGTAATGAAATTTTACAAAAAATACCAGATGCAAAAATTCTTTATATTACTAGTGAAGATTTTGTTAATGATGTTATTCATCGAGGAATTCGAGTAGGTAAAATGGATGAAGTTCGTTCAAAATATAGTGCTTGTGATGTTCTACTTGTAGACGACATTCAGTTTTTAGAGAAAAAAGATGCTTGTCAGATAGAATTTTTTCATACATTCAATGAACTCTATCAAAAACGGAAACAGATTGTTATCACCAGTGACAAATTTCCTAAAGACATTCCTAACATAGAAGAAAGATTAAAAAGTAGATTTTTACAAGGTTTATTAGTTGATATTGAACCACCAGGATTTGAAGATAGAGTTGCTATTATTGAAACAAAAGCTAATTTGTTAGGTTTAAAAATAAATCAAGAAATTTCATTTTTAATAGCAACACATGCAAAAACAAACGTAAGAGAGATTCAAGGACTATTGAAAGATTTATTAATGAATCAACATATGACGGGAAGAAGTCCTACAATTGAATCTGTTACTATAATTTTAAAACGCAGATTTCCAACAGGCTCAATGGAATCTACAATTGACACAACTGCAATTCAAAAAGTTGTTGCTAATCATTTCCAAATTAAAATGTCTGATTTAATGGGTCAAAGTCGCCAACAAAAATTTGTTGTAGCTAGACATATTGCTATGTTTTTAGCCAAAGAGCTTTTAGGTTTGCAAATTGTAGCTATAGCCAATGCTTTTAGTAAAAAAGATCACACTACTGTTTTGCATGCTATGTCAAAAGTTAAAGAATTATTAGATAAAGATGATGAATTTAGAAGTAATTTCTTACAAATAAAAAGAAAAATTGAAGCCTTAATGCAATCTAATTAA